One Littorina saxatilis isolate snail1 linkage group LG1, US_GU_Lsax_2.0, whole genome shotgun sequence genomic window carries:
- the LOC138980372 gene encoding uncharacterized protein: protein MELARFEDCSADQYNTALKAVLDKHAPASRRKVSSRKVTPWFGLLGDELLQAKKERRRAEREWKVSGLTVYEQLYRKAKNFVTFIVHKAKSMFYTTQIAQAKSSKELYHITNDLCARSSASLLPTVYPSASLPDVFSNYFVTKVEKLRDDLDSQPSLPHPLGTPFSGDPLASFTPVTESEVRKILTSSAPKTCDLDPIPTPLLFECLDVVLPTITKIVNDSLASGSFPDIHKTALVTPLLKKSTLDHNELKNFRPMIRNFRSLLISRVSTL, encoded by the exons ATGGAGTTAGCTCGCTTTGAGGACTGTTCTGCCGATCAGTACAACACTGCCCTTAAGGCTGTTCTTGATAAGCACGCCCCCGCCTCCAGGCGCAAGGTGTCCTCAAGAAAGGTGACTCCGTGGTTTGGTCTCCTTGGCGATGAACTACTCCAGGCTAAGAAAGAACGGCGTCGTGCCGAGAGAGAGTGGAAGGTATCTGGTCTGACAGTGTATGAACAATTGTACAGAAAAGCCAAGAATTTTGTGACCTTCATTGTTCACAAAGCAAAGTCCATGTTCTACACCACTCAGATAGCCCAGGCGAAATCAAGCAAAGAGCTGTATCACATTACCAACGATCTTTGTGCTAGATCTAGCGCTAGTCTGCTTCCCACTGTGTACCCTTCAGCGTCCCTCCCTGATGTGTTCTCCAACTACTTTGTGACTAAGGTAGAAAAGTTAAGAGATGACCTCGACTCCCAGCCCTCTCTTCCTCATCCCCTTGGAACACCGTTCAGTGGCGATCCTCTAGCATCGTTCACCCCTGTCACTGAATCAGAAGTCCGGAAGATCTTGACTAGCTCTGCCCCTAAAACGTGTGATCTTGACCCGATCCCAACCCCCTTGCTCTTTGAGTGTCTAGATGTGGTGCTCCCCACCATTACAAAGATTGTGAATGACTCCCTCGCTTCTGGATCTTTCCCGGATATCCACAAAACCGCTCTTGTTACCCCACTGTTGAAGAAATCTACACTGGACCACAATGAGTTGAAAAACTTTCGGCCT ATGATACGCAACTTCAGAAGTCTGCTGATCTCAAGAGTTTCGACACTCTGA